In one Williamwhitmania sp. genomic region, the following are encoded:
- a CDS encoding pyridoxal phosphate-dependent aminotransferase, with protein METYRKPKGSLISYFSNKVKNHGGINLAQGIPGFAPPSELLESLQQQSLEGHHQYAPSHGDSTLLAILAARYSKTIDVTTKSILIVQGATEALNLVIIYLRQLLNRSFTIMSFDPSYESYKNLPPLYGCKFVAYPLNENNSFDPEELRLFMRKNDVKLLFYASPGNPYGKVFSKEETDALLTLSREEDIFVAIDAVYRELYFEKRPYIPIESFNHRIFYINSFSKVFSITGWRIGYLIAHQIHMPAIRSIHDYTGLCAPNLFQKALADYLPKNHFGRPYVEGIREILGHNFTTMKTTLQQLGFSIPRIDGGYFVWGKLPEGYPDGFKTAMKLYEDQELATIPGEHFSDRAKDYLRLNIARPEEEVEEACRRLTTFFSK; from the coding sequence ATGGAAACCTACCGGAAGCCAAAAGGATCGCTAATTTCCTACTTCAGTAATAAAGTTAAAAATCACGGAGGCATCAACCTAGCCCAGGGAATACCGGGTTTTGCTCCGCCTTCTGAATTGCTCGAGAGTCTTCAACAGCAATCCCTTGAAGGGCATCACCAGTATGCACCCAGCCACGGCGACAGCACTTTGCTGGCTATTCTAGCCGCCCGATACTCTAAAACCATAGATGTCACCACCAAGAGCATACTTATTGTACAAGGGGCTACTGAAGCGCTAAACCTTGTAATTATTTACCTCCGCCAGCTGCTCAACCGCTCTTTTACAATAATGTCGTTTGACCCCTCCTACGAAAGCTACAAAAACTTGCCACCACTTTACGGCTGCAAGTTTGTGGCCTACCCGCTCAACGAAAATAATTCATTTGATCCAGAGGAGCTACGGTTATTTATGCGAAAAAACGACGTGAAATTGCTCTTTTATGCCTCACCAGGTAATCCGTATGGGAAGGTATTTTCTAAGGAGGAGACCGATGCCCTATTAACGTTAAGCCGCGAAGAGGACATTTTTGTTGCCATTGACGCCGTTTACCGTGAACTTTACTTTGAGAAACGACCATACATTCCTATTGAATCATTTAACCACCGTATATTCTACATTAACAGCTTTTCGAAGGTGTTTTCCATAACAGGCTGGAGGATAGGTTACCTCATAGCCCATCAAATACACATGCCTGCAATTCGCTCTATTCACGACTACACGGGCCTTTGCGCACCTAACCTTTTTCAAAAAGCACTCGCCGACTACCTTCCAAAGAACCATTTTGGAAGACCATACGTGGAGGGCATCCGTGAAATATTAGGTCACAACTTTACCACCATGAAAACCACCCTCCAGCAGCTCGGATTCTCTATACCACGCATTGATGGAGGCTACTTTGTATGGGGTAAACTTCCAGAAGGTTATCCTGATGGCTTTAAAACAGCCATGAAACTCTACGAAGATCAGGAGTTAGCAACCATTCCCGGTGAACATTTCTCCGACAGAGCCAAAGATTACTTGAGGCTAAATATTGCACGACCCGAAGAGGAGGTTGAAGAGGCCTGCAGGAGGCTAACCACCTTTTTCAGTAAATGA